CTGAAGGGAGAGTTAAAAGTTTTTCAGCTAAAATTTTATCTTCTTTTCTCGGATAAGGATAAAGTACATCTATCTTCATTTCTTTAGCTATGGAAACTTTAACTATTTCGCATTTATTATTCATACCTACAAGAAATTTAGCTATTTTTTCAGGATTACCAATAGTAGCTGATAACCCTATTCTTTGAAAGTTTTTTCCAGTAATTTCAACAAGCCTTTCTAAAGCAATTGAAAGCTGTGTTCCACGCTTATCTGTTGCTAATTCGTGTATTTCATCTATAACAACCCATCTTACATTTTTAAGATGTTCTCTTAAAACTTTTCCTGTTAAAACCGCTTGAAGAGTTTCAGGTGTAAGTATTAATATATCTGGAGGGCTAATAGCTTGAATTCTTCTTTCTTTTTGAGCAGTATCTCCATGACGTACTGAAACTGTAAAATCAAGTTTTCTACACCACCAATCAATTCTTTCAAGAAGGTCTCTATTTAAAGCTCTTAAAGGAGTAATATAAATAAGCTTTATACCAGGAATATTTCTTAAAAGAAGCATTTCATTAAATATTGGAAGAAGAGCAGCTTCAGTTTTTCCTGTTCCAGCTGGTGCTAATAAAAGTAAGTTTTCTCCTTTAAGTATTAAAGGTATGCTTTTTACTTGAGGAATAGTTAATTCACTAAATTTCTCTTTAAAAGCCTCGATAATTGGTTTTAAAAGCATTTTTAAGATTTCTTCATTTTGATTATTACTCATAAACACTCAGTATAAATAAATTGTCAAAAACTTGTTTTTAAACAATTATGAAAAATTATGGAAAAATGAATAAATTTAAATATTCTATAATTTTTTTATAATAAAAAATAAATAGAAGCATATTTGTTTTGCTTAAGAGATTGAGAAGCTATGTCAAATGAATATGAGATAAGAGAAGGTTATTTATATACTGGAAAACATATATGGGTTAAAATTGAAAGAGGGATAGCTACAATAGGAATAAGTGATTATGCTCAAAAGAAAATGCAAGAAATATTAAATGTTGAACTTCCTCATTTAAATGAAAGAATTGAAGCAGGTGAAATAATAGGTTCTGTAGGTTCTATAGATAGTGCTTTAGATATTATAAGTCCAGTAAGTGGAAAAATAATAGATGTAAATGAAGAATTATTAGATAATCCTGAACTAATAAACGAATCGCCATATGATAGAGGATGGATAGTAAAAATAGAAATTAAAAATGAAGAAGAATTATATGGTTTAATGGATCATGAAGATTATAGAAAATATATTGAAGAAATAGCTGAAGAATAATGAAGAATATAAAATTATTAAAAAAGGTGTAATTTTTGAAATTTAATATTGAAGCATACATTATTTTTACTTCTCCTCCAGAAAAAGAGGATATAGAAAAAGCTATTGAAGAAATATATAAAAAAATATCTTCTAGGAAAAATGGAGAAGAAACAAAAATAATTGATATAAAATTCTTGAATGAAAAAATATTTTTA
The DNA window shown above is from Nitrososphaerota archaeon and carries:
- the gcvH gene encoding glycine cleavage system protein GcvH; the encoded protein is MSNEYEIREGYLYTGKHIWVKIERGIATIGISDYAQKKMQEILNVELPHLNERIEAGEIIGSVGSIDSALDIISPVSGKIIDVNEELLDNPELINESPYDRGWIVKIEIKNEEELYGLMDHEDYRKYIEEIAEE